From the Sulfuriferula nivalis genome, the window GGCCACAACGACGCACGCACTTGATGATGTTTTGTGCGGCGGAAACCGCGCCCGTTACGATATGCACTTTCACTTCCAGACGCACACCGCTCATACCGATAGGTTCACGCACATCTTCCTGACCATCAACCAGATATTCTTGCGGCAAGATATGCAAAATCTGCTGATCTGTAGGTATGTTCACTGCACGCGCAGTTTCTATCACCTTATCTACATCCCACTGCGTCACTTCTTTATCTTTAATCGGTACCATACCGTGTGAGTTAAAGCTCTTAATGTGACTGCCAGCTATCCCCGTATACACCTCGGTGATTTTGCAATCTGCCATCAGCTCAGCCTCTTCCAGCGCACGCTGGATAGAGTTCACAGTAGATTCGATATTGACCACTACGCCTTTTTTCAGTCCGCGAGATGGGTGACTACCCATACCCACTACGCTTATTTCACCCTCTGGCGATACTTCAGCGACGATAGCGATAACCTTGGATGTCCCTATATCCAGACCCACTATCAAATCGCGTTTATCTTTTGCTCTGCTCATACTGATTTCCCCTGCGCCTGTACGACAGGCGGCTTCTTGTCACTTGCTAATAAATGCACCGCAAACCCTTTTGGATAACGCAAATCTATCTCGGCAACAGGCACAGTCAATTGCGCCATCGTCATCGGATACACTGCCACCCAGCGTGCTAACCGCTGTTGCGCTTGCTCACGCCCCAGCGCCAGACGCATACCATTACTCAACACTACTGACCAACTCCGCCTGTCATTCAACTCCACCTTCACTGGATTAAGCTTGAGTGGCTGTAATATCTGAGTAAACTCCTGACTCGCTTGCAACACCTCCGGCGCACTACCATCCGGCCCATTCAAACTTGGCAACACCGCATCACTTGCTGCGCGATACACCTCGCCATACGAATTCACCAAGGCATCATCATTCCATCGCGCTGCTGCTTCATGTTCCTGCAACGTCACCACCAGCTTATTTGGCCATACCCGCCTCACAGCAGCCTCACGCACCCAGGGCAACTTGATAAATGCCGCACTGGTTGCATCCAAATCAGTACTAAAAAAATTGCCGTACAAACGTTGCTGTACCACCAGCTTCACTTGTTGCTCAGTAACATGATGCGCGCCCAATATCTTTATTTCGTGCAAATCAAACATCGGCAACCTCGACAACCATGTCAAACTTGCCCATAGCAGCAATGCCAGCGTGCCCCACAACATTAACTTTGTGAGACTGGCCAATTGCGACTCGTTATCCCACACGGGCTTGCTCCAAAATCGCTAACACCAGTTCATCGAATGTCATTCCTGCCGCCCTCGCCGCCATCGGCACCAGACTGTGATCTGTCATTCCTGGTGAGGTATTGGCTTCCAGAAAATATGGGCGCCCATCCGCATCTATCATCACATCCAGACGCGCCCAGCCCCGACAACCCAGCACGTCAAATGCCTGTACCGCCAGTTTCTGTATCGCTAATTCCAGCTCTGCTGGTAAACCACACGGCACACGGTATTCAGTGTCATCACGCAGATACTTGGCTTCAAAATCATAAAACGCCACTTTCGGCACCAGACCTATCATCGGCAATGCTTTTCCCGCCAAAATCGCACAGGTGTATTCCCCCCCGGCGACAAACTTTTCCGCCAGCACCAGGCTGTCAAACTGCGCGGCTTTTTCCCATGCCGCCCGCAATTCGTTGGCTGCAGTCACTTTGCTCATGCCTATACTCGAACCTTCACGTGCAGGCTTAACAAAGATAGGCAAACCTAAACGTGCCACTACCGCATCAAAATCCGTATCCGCGTCTAGCAAAGCATATTCAGGCGTGGGGATACCAGCTGACTGCCATAACAATTTGGTACGCCATTTATCCATGGCTAAGGCCGATGCCATTACACCGCTACCTGTATAAGGAATCTCCAACCAGTCCAGCGCGCCCTGTATCGTGCCATCCTCACCAAATCTGCCATGCAGCGCGATGATCACTCGATCAAATTTCTGTTCAGCCAGCGTAGCCATGTCGTGTTCCGCAGGGTCAAAGGCATGCGCATCAACACCCTGACGCAACAATGCTGCCAGCACCGCGTTGCCACTTTTGAGCGAAACATCCCGTTCCGCTGAGCGACCACCCAATAACACGCCTACCTTGCCGAAATCCTGCATTTTCAATTCCTGTCCCCTATGACTCGCACTTCCCGCTGCAACGTGACGCCTGTTTGCGTCAATACCGTCGCAGCCACATCGTCTATCAAATTTTCTATATCCGCCGCACTGGCATTACCGGTATTCACGATAAAATTTGCATGCTTCATCGACACTTGCGCGCCACCCAGCTGTTTACCTTTTAGTCCACTAACCTCTATCAACCGCGCCGCATAATCTCCTACCGGGTTACGAAATACTGAACCGGCATTAGGCTGCCCCAAGGGCTGACTGGAAATTCGTTGCTGCAATAATTTCTTAATTTCCAGTTTCGATGCTGCGCCATCACCTACCGGCAACTCGAACCAGCCACCGACAAACCATTCTTCTTCTGCTGCTACGTGCAACACCACATGGCGATAATCCAATTCATAATCACTACGGGCTCTCTCCTGCAACTCGCCCTGGCGATTAATGGTCAGCGCACGCCGTGCAATGCGCCAGGTATCACTGCCATAACAACCTGCATTCATCGCCAGCGCCCCGCCCACCGTACCTGGGATACCCGCCATAAACTCCGCACCGATCAAATCCTGCCCCGCCGCAAAACGTGCTAATTTCGGTGCAGCTACTCCAGCTTCCGCAAAAATCTCACCCGTTGCATCATCTTTACGGATTAAACGTATTTCTCGTAACGCGCCATGCAACAAAATCACCGCACCGCGATAGCCACCATCACGTACCAATAAATTACTGCCCAAACCCACACAGGTCACCGCCATCTCAGCCGGCAAACTGCGCAAATACGCTGCCATATCCGCCACGTCCACAGGCACATATACCTGTTCCGCATGACCACCTGCGCGCCAGCTGACATGCCCGCTCATGGGCTCATCATGATGTAATTGACCACGTAAGATCGTGTTCAAATCAGCGCACATGTGTCACCTCCAGCACTTGTGCTGGTGTATTACCAATGGAACCTGCACCCATGGTCAACACCACATCGCCGTCTTGCACTGAGTCCAATATCGTTGCTGGCATATCAGCTATCTGCTCAACGAACAATGGTTCTACCTTACCGGTCACCCGTATCGCACGTGCCAGTGCACGACCATCCGCTGCAACTATGGGTGCTTCACCAGCCGCGTAGACTTCAGCCAGCAACAGCACATCCACGCTCGACAGCACTTTGACGAAATCTTCAAACACATCACGGGTACGCGTATAGCGATGCGGCTGGAACGCCAGCACCAGTCGCCGTCCTGGAAATGCAGCGCGTGCAGCCGCCAGCGTTGCTGCCATTTCTACCGGATGGTGACCATAATCATCCACCAGCGTAAACGTTCCACCTGCTGCAATAGCGACTTCTCCATAACGCTGGAAACGTCGTCCCACCCCACTGAAATCTGCCAAAGCCTGTGCAATAGCTACTGCTGATGCACCTACTTCCAAACCAATCGCAATCGCGGCCAATGCATTCAGCACGTTATGTACGCCTGGTAAATTCAGTACCACGTCCATCACATGACGACCGCCGCCGTTCTGCACAGCAAAATGCATCTGCCCGCCAACGTGGCGCACGTTTACAGCGCGAATGTCTGCACCCTCACTCAAACCATAACCCGTTACCGGCTTGGTAATCATCGGCATAATGGCACGCACGTTAGCATCATCAACGCACAGAACTGCGCG encodes:
- a CDS encoding cell division protein FtsQ/DivIB translates to MASLTKLMLWGTLALLLWASLTWLSRLPMFDLHEIKILGAHHVTEQQVKLVVQQRLYGNFFSTDLDATSAAFIKLPWVREAAVRRVWPNKLVVTLQEHEAAARWNDDALVNSYGEVYRAASDAVLPSLNGPDGSAPEVLQASQEFTQILQPLKLNPVKVELNDRRSWSVVLSNGMRLALGREQAQQRLARWVAVYPMTMAQLTVPVAEIDLRYPKGFAVHLLASDKKPPVVQAQGKSV
- a CDS encoding D-alanine--D-alanine ligase, with translation MQDFGKVGVLLGGRSAERDVSLKSGNAVLAALLRQGVDAHAFDPAEHDMATLAEQKFDRVIIALHGRFGEDGTIQGALDWLEIPYTGSGVMASALAMDKWRTKLLWQSAGIPTPEYALLDADTDFDAVVARLGLPIFVKPAREGSSIGMSKVTAANELRAAWEKAAQFDSLVLAEKFVAGGEYTCAILAGKALPMIGLVPKVAFYDFEAKYLRDDTEYRVPCGLPAELELAIQKLAVQAFDVLGCRGWARLDVMIDADGRPYFLEANTSPGMTDHSLVPMAARAAGMTFDELVLAILEQARVG
- the murB gene encoding UDP-N-acetylmuramate dehydrogenase, yielding MCADLNTILRGQLHHDEPMSGHVSWRAGGHAEQVYVPVDVADMAAYLRSLPAEMAVTCVGLGSNLLVRDGGYRGAVILLHGALREIRLIRKDDATGEIFAEAGVAAPKLARFAAGQDLIGAEFMAGIPGTVGGALAMNAGCYGSDTWRIARRALTINRQGELQERARSDYELDYRHVVLHVAAEEEWFVGGWFELPVGDGAASKLEIKKLLQQRISSQPLGQPNAGSVFRNPVGDYAARLIEVSGLKGKQLGGAQVSMKHANFIVNTGNASAADIENLIDDVAATVLTQTGVTLQREVRVIGDRN
- the murC gene encoding UDP-N-acetylmuramate--L-alanine ligase, producing the protein MKHKVKQIHFVGIGGSGMSGIAEVLKNLGYEVTGSDMADNTVTRRLQSLGIQIFVGHAAGNIGAADAVVVSTAVKADNVEVVAARERATPVVPRAIMLAELMRLRQGIAIAGTHGKTTTTSLVTSILAQAGMDPTFVIGGRLEAAGANARLGQGNYIVVEADESDASFLHLLPILAVVTNIDADHMETYGHDFEKLKHAFVEFVEHIPFYGRAVLCVDDANVRAIMPMITKPVTGYGLSEGADIRAVNVRHVGGQMHFAVQNGGGRHVMDVVLNLPGVHNVLNALAAIAIGLEVGASAVAIAQALADFSGVGRRFQRYGEVAIAAGGTFTLVDDYGHHPVEMAATLAAARAAFPGRRLVLAFQPHRYTRTRDVFEDFVKVLSSVDVLLLAEVYAAGEAPIVAADGRALARAIRVTGKVEPLFVEQIADMPATILDSVQDGDVVLTMGAGSIGNTPAQVLEVTHVR